The following are from one region of the Tenacibaculum dicentrarchi genome:
- a CDS encoding OmpA family protein, giving the protein MKKIIYILILLISTASLGQRKYAADRYYKEFAYKKASELYESIYKKGDNSYLVLSRLADAQYFNFEFTKAEKYYAKLMELHEENVSSKHLFRYSQVLKTNGKIAESDTWLLKLKGENSSDSRVKSLENNKDYFAEYSNTKKTYINIHNVSSNTKYSDFGGFIYDDALYFASTKPKNKRDKKLYKWNKQPFLNIYKAKQNNIVSKKMLDLEKSEMLEGLSSKYHESNIIITKNGKKAYFTRDNYDGRKLKGDEDQVSHLKIYSADKIGEIWGNVQELPFNSNDYSCGHPALSLDEETLYFVSDMPNGFGGTDIYKARILGDNKFGKSINLGSEINTESREMFPFIGTNNELYFSSNGHLGLGALDVFEAKYVEGKYENPVNLGSPINSAFDDFSFVINQKHSHGFFSSNRKNGKGDDDIYSFIIYQCKEDIKGVISDSRTGEPISNVVVQLMNPKGEVVSSLKTGRTGSYIFKQRDCEHNFVVVASKEGYKNVNEQAATLDVNQQDVIVNLNLQSLIVGNQIVINPIYFDFDLWNIREDAEYELEDIVSVMNTYPELVIKIESHTDSRGSKTYNRNLSDRRAKSTRDYIISRGIASNRIESAIGFGEDDLLNDCDDANSKKCTEEEHQKNRRSYFYIVKGNEIVKAVNE; this is encoded by the coding sequence ATGAAAAAAATAATATACATACTAATTTTATTAATAAGCACAGCTAGTTTAGGGCAACGTAAATATGCTGCAGATAGATATTATAAAGAATTTGCCTATAAAAAAGCTTCCGAATTATATGAGTCAATTTATAAAAAAGGCGATAATTCTTATTTAGTATTAAGTCGTTTAGCAGATGCTCAATATTTCAATTTTGAATTTACAAAAGCAGAAAAGTATTATGCAAAATTAATGGAACTTCACGAAGAAAACGTTTCTTCTAAACATTTATTTAGATACTCTCAAGTATTGAAAACGAATGGTAAAATAGCTGAATCTGATACTTGGTTGTTAAAGTTAAAAGGAGAAAATAGCAGTGATAGTAGAGTTAAATCATTAGAGAATAATAAAGATTATTTTGCAGAATATTCCAATACAAAAAAAACGTATATTAATATTCATAATGTATCAAGCAATACAAAATATTCTGATTTTGGTGGTTTTATTTATGATGACGCACTTTATTTTGCATCAACGAAACCAAAAAATAAAAGAGATAAAAAGTTATATAAATGGAATAAACAACCATTTTTGAACATCTATAAGGCAAAGCAAAATAATATAGTATCTAAAAAAATGCTAGATTTAGAGAAATCAGAAATGCTTGAAGGATTAAGTTCAAAATATCATGAATCTAATATAATTATCACAAAAAACGGAAAAAAAGCCTATTTTACAAGAGATAATTACGATGGAAGAAAATTAAAAGGTGATGAAGATCAAGTATCTCATCTTAAAATTTACAGTGCCGATAAAATAGGTGAAATATGGGGTAATGTTCAAGAATTACCTTTTAATAGCAATGATTATTCATGTGGTCATCCAGCTTTAAGTTTAGATGAAGAAACTTTATATTTTGTATCAGATATGCCAAATGGATTTGGAGGTACTGATATTTATAAAGCAAGAATTTTAGGCGATAATAAATTTGGAAAATCAATCAATCTAGGAAGTGAAATTAATACAGAAAGTAGAGAAATGTTTCCATTTATCGGAACAAACAACGAGTTGTATTTTTCGTCAAATGGTCATTTAGGTTTAGGAGCTTTAGATGTTTTTGAAGCAAAATACGTTGAAGGGAAATATGAAAATCCTGTAAATTTAGGAAGTCCAATAAACAGTGCATTTGATGATTTTTCATTTGTAATAAACCAAAAACATTCCCACGGATTTTTCTCATCAAACCGCAAAAATGGAAAGGGAGATGATGATATTTATAGTTTTATAATTTATCAATGTAAAGAGGATATCAAAGGAGTAATTAGTGATTCTCGTACAGGAGAACCAATTTCTAATGTTGTTGTTCAATTAATGAATCCAAAAGGAGAAGTTGTATCATCATTAAAAACAGGACGTACAGGTTCTTATATTTTTAAACAGAGAGATTGTGAGCATAATTTTGTAGTTGTAGCATCAAAAGAAGGCTATAAAAATGTAAATGAACAAGCAGCAACCCTTGATGTTAATCAGCAAGATGTTATTGTAAATCTTAATTTACAGTCATTAATAGTAGGAAATCAGATAGTAATTAATCCTATTTATTTTGATTTTGATTTATGGAACATTCGAGAAGATGCCGAATATGAACTAGAAGATATTGTAAGTGTAATGAATACGTATCCTGAATTAGTTATCAAAATAGAGTCTCATACTGATAGTCGTGGAAGTAAAACTTACAATAGAAATTTATCTGATCGAAGAGCAAAATCAACGCGCGATTATATAATTTCAAGAGGAATTGCATCAAACAGAATAGAAAGTGCGATTGGTTTTGGAGAGGACGATTTATTAAATGATTGTGATGATGCCAACAGTAAAAAATGTACGGAAGAAGAGCATCAGAAAAACAGGCGTTCTTATTTTTATATTGTTAAAGGAAATGAAATTGTAAAGGCAGTAAATGAGTAA
- a CDS encoding PorP/SprF family type IX secretion system membrane protein, translating into MKIRYSILLILCIISGINAQQDPQYTQYMYNTMTVNPAYAGSNGHSIINLLGRTQWVGVDGAPDSQTLSYDTPLGYSGVGLGINLTNDRIGPSNELYLDINGSYTIRTSEEGNLSLGLKLGGRNLNIDWNKGRIKNTGDKKVQTNINKFLPTIGAGLYYYTNNWYLGAAIPNFINTDHYDDTVNGGDIAKERKHLFFIAGYVFDLSDNIKFKPAALAKAVKGAPLSVDVSANFMFNEKFTGGLAWRWDDSISALLGFQVNKSLYLGFAYDLTSSNYSNYNSGTYEAMLRYEILKEQAIKSPRFF; encoded by the coding sequence ATGAAAATTAGATATTCAATACTATTAATTCTATGTATAATCAGCGGAATTAATGCACAACAAGATCCACAATATACACAGTATATGTACAATACAATGACCGTAAACCCTGCTTATGCAGGGTCAAACGGACATAGTATCATTAATTTATTAGGAAGAACTCAATGGGTTGGTGTTGATGGAGCACCTGATAGTCAGACATTAAGTTATGACACTCCATTAGGTTATAGTGGAGTAGGTTTAGGAATCAACTTAACAAATGATCGAATAGGTCCATCAAACGAACTTTATTTAGATATCAACGGGTCTTATACAATTCGTACAAGCGAAGAAGGGAATTTATCTTTAGGATTAAAACTCGGAGGTCGTAATTTGAATATTGATTGGAATAAAGGACGTATTAAAAATACAGGAGATAAAAAAGTACAAACGAATATTAATAAGTTTTTACCAACCATTGGAGCAGGACTATATTACTATACAAATAATTGGTATTTAGGAGCAGCAATTCCAAATTTTATAAACACCGATCATTATGATGACACTGTTAATGGTGGAGATATAGCAAAAGAACGCAAGCATTTATTTTTTATCGCAGGATATGTTTTTGATTTAAGTGATAACATAAAGTTTAAACCCGCAGCATTGGCAAAAGCAGTAAAAGGAGCGCCATTATCAGTAGATGTGTCAGCAAATTTTATGTTTAACGAAAAATTTACAGGAGGTTTGGCTTGGCGATGGGATGATTCTATAAGTGCTTTGTTAGGATTTCAAGTAAATAAAAGTTTATACTTAGGTTTTGCATATGATTTAACGAGCTCAAATTATAGTAATTATAATTCAGGAACTTATGAAGCAATGCTACGTTATGAAATACTTAAGGAACAGGCTATAAAATCTCCAAGATTCTTCTAA
- a CDS encoding histidine decarboxylase, translated as MAGFKNLSEENRQKLNTLKEQLTTARDGFLGYPVSKDFDYSALNEFFQFPINNLGDPFEKGTYQVQTHEMEREVIAFFAKLFRANPKDFWGYVTNGGSESNLYGLYLARELYPKAIVYYSESTHYSIRKNIHLLNIPSIVIKAQENGEMDYKDFKNTVRMNRHKPVIVLATFGTTMKEAKDDISNIKNILASLAIQDHYIHCDAALSGSFGAFMQPRLPFDFMDGADSISISGHKFIGSPIPTGVLMAKRSNRDRIAKGISYIGSLDTTITGSRNGHSPLFLWYALKQLGIKGLQERYQKSLEVAQYCEASLKKIGIKAWRNPNAITVVLPKTSKKIKDKWQLATEGDISHIICMPNVTKIQIDAFIDDLKNCDEPTIEEEITFDYSLT; from the coding sequence ATGGCAGGTTTTAAAAATTTATCCGAAGAAAATAGACAAAAATTAAACACACTAAAAGAACAATTAACCACCGCTCGTGATGGTTTTTTAGGCTACCCCGTTTCAAAAGATTTTGATTACTCCGCCTTAAATGAGTTCTTTCAATTTCCTATTAACAATTTAGGAGATCCCTTTGAAAAAGGAACGTACCAAGTACAAACTCATGAAATGGAACGCGAAGTAATTGCTTTTTTTGCCAAATTATTTAGAGCAAATCCCAAAGATTTTTGGGGCTATGTTACCAACGGAGGTTCTGAAAGTAATTTATATGGTTTGTATCTTGCGCGTGAGTTATATCCCAAAGCAATTGTTTATTATTCCGAATCTACACATTATAGTATTCGTAAAAACATTCATTTATTAAACATCCCTAGTATTGTTATAAAAGCACAAGAAAACGGTGAAATGGATTATAAAGATTTTAAGAACACCGTGCGTATGAACCGCCATAAACCCGTTATTGTTTTGGCTACTTTTGGTACGACTATGAAAGAAGCAAAAGACGATATTTCTAACATAAAAAACATTTTAGCAAGCCTAGCAATTCAAGACCATTATATTCATTGTGATGCAGCCTTATCTGGTTCCTTTGGAGCTTTTATGCAACCTCGCCTACCCTTCGATTTTATGGATGGAGCTGATAGTATTTCTATTAGCGGACATAAATTTATAGGGTCTCCAATACCAACGGGCGTATTAATGGCAAAACGCTCCAATAGAGATCGAATTGCCAAAGGAATTTCGTATATCGGCTCGTTAGATACTACCATAACAGGTTCTCGCAACGGACATTCACCACTTTTTTTATGGTACGCTTTAAAACAATTGGGTATTAAAGGTTTACAAGAACGCTATCAAAAGAGTTTAGAAGTTGCACAATATTGTGAAGCTTCACTAAAAAAAATCGGTATTAAAGCATGGAGAAATCCAAATGCAATTACCGTAGTTTTACCTAAAACATCTAAAAAAATTAAAGATAAATGGCAATTAGCAACCGAAGGTGATATTTCACATATAATTTGCATGCCAAATGTAACGAAAATACAAATTGATGCCTTTATTGATGATTTAAAAAATTGCGATGAACCGACTATCGAAGAAGAAATCACCTTTGATTATTCATTAACATAA